The Budorcas taxicolor isolate Tak-1 chromosome 5, Takin1.1, whole genome shotgun sequence genome includes a window with the following:
- the SNU13 gene encoding NHP2-like protein 1 — protein sequence MTEADVNPKAYPLADAHLTKKLLDLVQQSCNYKQLRKGANEATKTLNRGISEFIVMAADAEPLEIILHLPLLCEDKNVPYVFVRSKQALGRACGVSRPVIACSVTIKEGSQLKQQIQSIQQSIERLLV from the exons ATG ACCGAGGCTGACGTCAATCCAAAGGCCTACCCTCTTGCAGATGCCCACCTCACCAAGAAACTACTGGACCTTGTTCAGCAGTCATGTAACTACAAGCAGCTTCGAAAAGGAGCCAATGAGG CCACCAAAACCCTCAACAGAGGCATCTCTGAGTTCATCGTGATGGCTGCAGATGCGGAGCCCTTGGAGATCATCCTGCACCTCCCGCTGCTGTGTGAGGACAAGAACGTGCCCTATGTGTTCGTGCGCTCCAAGCAGGCTCTGGGGCGAGCCTGCGGGGTCTCCAGGCCTGTCATCGCCTGCTCCGTCACCATCAAAGAGGGCTCACAACTGAAGCAGCAGATCCAGTCCATCCAGCAGTCCATCGAAAGGCTCTTGGTCTAA